GCGCGTGCTGCGGACCTTGAGCGCTTTGGCCTGGTGCTCGAAGCCTTCGGGCCCGGCGCGGTAGCCGTGCGAGAAACCCCGTCGCTGCTCGGCGACGTCGATGTTCGGGGCCTCGTCACGGATCTCGCCGAGCACATGGCGGAGTGGGACGATTCATTGCCGTTGGAACGGCGGCTGCTGCACGTCTCGGCAACCATGGCCTGTCATGGCTCGGTACGGGCCGGTCGCCGGCTCAAGCCCGACGAGATGAACGCCTTGCTGCGCGAGATGGAAACAACGCCGAATTCCGGCCAGTGCAATCACGGCCGCCCCACCTACGTTGAATTGAAGCTCGGGGACATCGAGAGGTTGTTCGGGCGACGCTGACCCCTGCAAATATAAATACACCGCTTATTGGAATCGCCGCCGAACGGCGATAGTTTCCCGTCGGCTGAATTATCAGGGGGCTTTCATGAAATCGATGTTTGGTTTGGCGCTGCTCGGCCTCGTCACCGCGGTGACGCCGTCGTTCGCCCAGGACAATACCAAAGTGCTCGGCAACTATGTCGTCACCGGCACCGAGACTGACGGCAGCAAGTATGATGGAGAGGGAACGCTGGCCGTCACCATGGATAAGAGCGGTGCGCTCGAATTGAAGTGGGATGGCGGCAAATATGTCGGCATCGGCCAGGTCGAAGGCAATAAGCTGTTCGTCGGCTCGGCCGCCGAAGGCAAGGTCGTCATCATGGTCATGGATATCAAGCCGGACGGCTCGCTCGAAGGCAAATGGTGGCGCCGCACCGACGCCGGCACCAAGGGCACCGAGGTGTGGAAGAAGAAGTAGGCTCGGGGCGGCGCGCTAAAGGTGACGCAGGAAGATCAATTCCGAGTCGTCATACGCCCGCCGCTCCAACTCCTCGAAACCCTCGGGCGCGACGAACTTCGCGCTGGTTGCTTCCTCGACGACAACCAGCGCACCCTTCGTCAACCAGCCGCCGTTGCGGGCCGAGGCGAGCGCCTTTTCGGCGAGGCCCTTACCGTAAGGCGGATCGAGGAAGGCGAGTGTGAACGGCTCGAGCGGATGGGCCGGGCCGAGCTTGGTGGCGTCGCGGCGGAAGATGCGGCTGGTGCCGCCAAGGCCGAGCTGCTCGGTGTTGTTGCGCAACAAGGAGCGCGCCTCGACGCCGTCATCGACGAACAGCACATAGGCTGCTCCACGAGACAAAGCCTC
The Pseudolabrys sp. FHR47 genome window above contains:
- the rsmD gene encoding 16S rRNA (guanine(966)-N(2))-methyltransferase RsmD, which encodes MRVVGGRLRSRPIAGPKGEGLRPTADRLRESLFNILTHGYGNPVEGARVLDLFAGTGALGIEALSRGAAYVLFVDDGVEARSLLRNNTEQLGLGGTSRIFRRDATKLGPAHPLEPFTLAFLDPPYGKGLAEKALASARNGGWLTKGALVVVEEATSAKFVAPEGFEELERRAYDDSELIFLRHL